A window of the Pogona vitticeps strain Pit_001003342236 chromosome 4, PviZW2.1, whole genome shotgun sequence genome harbors these coding sequences:
- the EDEM2 gene encoding ER degradation-enhancing alpha-mannosidase-like protein 2, whose amino-acid sequence MLRSLHPLGWFWLVVLHLPGHFSPTAGKEVDVAHYRDRVKSMFYHAYNNYLENAFPYDELRPLTCDGQDTWGSFSLTLIDALDTLLILGNVSEFQRVVSVLQEGVNFDIDVNASVFETNIRVVGGLLSAHLLSKKAGVEVEPGWPCAGPLLRMAEDAAQKLLPAFQTPTGMPYGTVNLLHGVNPGETPVTCTAGIGTFIVEFATLSHLTGDPVFENVARKALKTLWKNRSDIGLVGNHVDVVTAKWVAQDAGIGAGVDSYFEYLVKGAILLQDEELMAMFLDYNKALKNYTKFDDWYLWVQMYKGTVSMPVFQSLEAYWPGLQSLIGDIDSAMRTFLNYYTVWKQFGGLPEFYNIPQGYTVEKREGYPLRPELIESAMYLYRATRDPILLELGRDVVEAIEKISKVECGFATIKDLRDHRLDNRMESFFLAETVKYLYLLFDPENFIHNNGSSFDVVLTPYGECILGAGGYVFNTEAHPIDPAALHCCRKQKEEQWEVEDLMKEFYSLKRNKKFTFTRTSDNQWDGDRHKDSSDASSEDWKGQKGSKQKGKIRAPLLSCPSQPFKSKLAVLGQVFVDST is encoded by the exons ATGCTGCGCTCACTCCACCCGCTGGGTTGGTTCTGGCTGGTGGTGCTGCATTTGCCCGGGCATTTCTCGCCTACTGCCGGGAAGGAGGTCGATGTTGCGCACTATCG aGATCGAGTGAAGTCTATGTTTTACCATGCTTACAATAACTACCTGGAAAATGCTTTCCCATATGATGAATTGCGTCCTCTGACTTGTGACGGACAGGACACTTGGGGAAG tttttctctCACACTGATTGATGCTCTGGATACTCTACTA aTTTTGGGGAATGTCTCTGAGTTCCAGAGAGTTGTCAGTGTGCTGCAGGAGGGTGTGAACTTTGATATCGATGTAAATGCGTCTGTCTTTGAAACAAATATTAGAG TGGTTGGTGGCCTCCTGTCTGCTCACTTGCTGTCTAAGAAAGCTGGAGTTGAAGTGGAACCAGGATGGCCATGCGCTGGGCCCCTTCTGAGGATGGCAGAGGATGCAGCTCAAAAGCTGTTACCAG CTTTTCAGACCCCAACTGGAATGCCATATGGGACAGTGAACTTACTACATGGAGTAAACCCTGGAGAGACACCAGTTACTTGTACTGCTGGTATTGGAACATTTATAGTAGAATTTGCTACATTGAGTCATCTCACAGGTGATCCTGTATTTGAGAATGTTGCCAGAAAAGCTCTtaagactctctggaaaaatCGCTCTGATATTGGCTTG GTGGGTAACCATGTTGATGTAGTAACTGCCAAGTGGGTAGCCCAAGATGCTGGGATTGGAGCAGGCGTAGACTCCTATTTTGAATATCTTGTTAAAGGAGCCATCCTGTTGCAGGATGAAGAGCTGATGGCCATGTTTCTAG ACTATAACAAAGCTCTTAAGAACTATACAAAATTTGATGATTGGTATCTGTGGGTCCAAATGTACAAAGGGACTGTTTCAATGCCAGTTTTTCAGTCTCTTGAGGCTTACTGGCCTGGCTTGCAG AGCCTTATTGGAGATATAGATAGTGCAATGCGAACTTTTCTCAATTATTACACTGTTTGGAAGCAGTTTGGTGGACTCCCTGAGTTTTACAATATTCCTCAAGGTTATACTGTGGAAAAACGTGAAGGATACCCACTTAGACCTG aaCTGATAGAGAGTGCCATGTATCTCTATCGAGCTACACGAGATCCCATCCTTTTGGAGCTGGGCAGAGATGTTGTAGAGGCAATTGAAAAAATCAGCAAGGTTGAGTGTGGGTTTGCAACA atcaaagACCTGAGAGATCACAGACTAGATAATCGCATGGAGTCTTTTTTCCTGGCTGAAACAGTAAAATATCTGTACCTGCTCTTTGATCCTGAAAACTTCATTCATAACAATGGGTCATCCTTTGATGTTGTGCTGACACCCTATGGAGAATGTATTCTTGGTGCTGGTGGATACGTTTTCAACACTGAAGCCCATCCTATTGACCCTGCTGCTTTGCACTGTTGtaggaagcaaaaggaagaacAGTGGGAAGTAGAAGATCTAATGAAGGAGTTCTACTCTCTGAAAAGGAACAAGAAGTTCACTTTCACAAGAACTTCAGATAACCAATGGGATGGGGACAGGCATAAAGATTCTTCAGATGCTTCCTCTGAAGACTGGAAGGGGCAAAAAGGCtccaaacagaaaggaaaaattaGAGCCCCATTATTGAGCTGTCCCAGTCAACCCTTCAAATCAAAACTGGCTGTGCTGGGACAAGTCTTCGTTGACAGTACATGA